The sequence below is a genomic window from Lysobacter stagni.
GCAATGGACAGCGGCGTGGCCAACATGAGCGGGTTGGACGCGGTGGGCGTTTCGCTGATCGACCCGGTGGACATCTACACCCAGGCCGACCGCGCCACCAAATACGGCCTGCTGTTCGTGCTGCTGACCTTCGTGGGTTTCTTCATCTTCGAGTTGATCAAGCAGTTGCCGATCCACCCCATCCAGTACGGACTGGTCGGACTGTCGCTGGCGATCTTCTTCCTGCTGCTGGTCAGCCTCAGCGAACACTTCGCCTTCGTGTACAGCTATCTGGCCGCCAGCGTCGCCTGCATCGGCCTGCTCGGGTTCTACCTGAGCGCGGTGCTGCGCAGCGTCGGCCGCGGCCTGGGATTCGCGGTGATGCTCGCCACCCTGTATGCGGCGCTGTATGGCCTGCTCGTGTCGGAGGACAACGCGCTGGTGCTCGGCGCGGGCCTGCTGTTCCTGGTGCTGGCCACGATCATGGTGGTGACGCGCAGGGTCGACTGGTACCAGCTGGCCGGTGCGCGCCCGGTGGCGCGTCTGGAGTGAGAGAAGCGCGGTCGCGGGCGGAAGCCCGCGGCCGCCTTCGTCGTGGCCGTCCACGCTCTCACCGTTAGCCAACCGGGGATCCCTAGAATGTACGTCATGGACGTGAAAGCACCCGAGACCACCCGCCCGCTCGACGTGCGTTGCTACAACGGTGCGGCGATCGAACCGTGGCTGGACGACCTGGCGCGGCTGCGCATCGCGGTGTTCCGCGACTGGCCGTACCTCTACGACGGCGACACCGATTACGAAGCCGAATACCTGCGCATCTACCTGCAGTCGCCGCGCAGCATCGCCGTGCTGGCCTTCGACGAGGGACGCGTGGTCGGCGCCTCGACGGGCCTGCCGCTGGTGGACGAATCCGAGGCGTTCCTCACGCCGTTCGCGGACACCTCCATTCCCCCGCAGGAAGTGTTCTATTGCGGCGAATCGGTGCTGTTGCCGCCGTACCGCGGACGCGGCATCGGCCATCGCTTCTTCGACGAGCGCGAGGCACACGCGCGCAGCTACGGCGATTACGCCTGGACCGCGTTCTGCGCGGTCAACCGCGAACCCAACCATCCGCGGCGCCCGGCTTTCCATCGCGGCAACGACGCCTTCTGGACCAAGCGCGGCTATCGCCAGCGCCCCGAACTGCAGGCGCGCCTTCCCTGGCGCGAAGTGGGGCAGCGCAACGAAGTCGAACACACCCTTACGTTCTGGTTGCGACCTTTGGAGCGCACCCGATGAAATCACTGCAGGACCTGGTGGCCGACGGCACCCTGAAGGTGGCGGTGGCCAAGTACACGATCGGCGCGCCGGAGGACTTCGACGCCTTCGCGCGCAAGCAGGCGCAATGGCTGGACGACGCACAGCGCCTGGGCGCGCACATGGCGGTGTTGCCGGAATATCTTTCGCTGGAACTGGCCGCGATCTTCGGCGACGACATCCGTACCGATCTGCACGCCTCCCTGGCCGCCACGCAGCGCTTCCACGGCGCGTGGCTGGAGCTGTTCTCGCGCCTCTCGCGCGAACGTGGCATGCACGTGGTGGCCGGAACGTTCCTGCTGGACACGGGGCGCGGCCGTTATCGCAATCGCAGCTACGTTTTCGCGCCCGACGGCACGCACGTATGGCAGGACAAGCTCCGCTTGACCGGATTCGAGAAGGGCACGCGCGTGATCGAATCGGGCGACGAGTTGAAGGTGTTCGAGACGGCCGGCGTACGCAGCGCGGTCGCGGTCTGCTACGACAGTGAATTCCCGCTGCCCGTGCGTGCGCAGTGCGAAGCGGGCGCCCGCCTGTTGATCGTGCCCAGCTGCACCGACACCGAAGCCGGCGCCACGCGCGTGCGCGTGGGCTGCCTGGCGCGCGCGCTGGAGAACCGCTGCTTCGTCGCCCAGTCGGTGACGGCGGGCGAAGCACCGTGGAGCCCCGCGCTGGACGTGAACACCGGCGAGGCCGCACTGATCGCGCCGATGGACGTCGGCCTGCCGCACGACGGGATGATCGTGGAGACCCGCGGCGAGCAGCGCTGGGTCGCGGCGACGCTGGATTTCGCGGCACTGGAAGCCAGTCGCGCGCATGCGCAGGTGGCCAATGATCGGGACTGGAGCAGTCAGTACTTTCCGAGTGTGGCGCGGGCGAAGGTGGTGAGGGTGGCGTAACCGGCAGTTGCAGTTGTTGCTTTCAGCCACAGCCACAGCCGCAGCCGCAGCCGCAGCCGCAGCCGTTTGCTGTTGCTGTAGCTGTAGCTGCTGCCGTTGTCCTTGCTGTTGCTCTTGCGACTTCGGAGCGAGCCGAGCACCGGAGCCCGGCAGGGGGCGAAGAGTCGCCCATGTTTGAGCGGAGCGCAGCGCAGCGAGTTTGGGCGACGTCCCCCTGTCGGGCGAGGAGCACAGGGGACCGCCGCGCAGCGGCGGATCGCGTAGGGAGCGGATGGTTTTGGTTACTTTTGTCGAAACAAAAGTAACCCGCTCGCTTGCGAGCGGAAGCTGTTGTTGTTGAGGTTGACGTTGCTCGAGCTCGTCATTCCCGCGAAGGCGGGAATCCAACCTTCAGTCATCGCACTCTTTTCGAAAGTCGTGATACGCCGGACACGTGGATAGTGCCGCCATACGGCGGCCCAGAAGACCCCGCCTTCGCGGGAATGACAGCAGCTGTTGCAGAGGCAACGGCACCAGCAGAAGCAAGAGCTTCCGCCCTAAAACGGGCGGGTTACTTTTGTCTTGGCAAAAGTAACCAAAACCGCCAGCTCCCTCCGCGATCCGCCGCTACGCGGCGGTTCCCTGTGCTCCTCGCCGCACGAGGGCACGCCGCCCAAACGGACTTCGCCACATCCATGTGGCGAACCTGCGCTATGCGCAGGCGCCTTCGGCGGTCCAAATCGTTCCAGACGATTTGTCGCGCCGCTACGCGGCACTCAAACATGGGCGGCTCTTCGGCCCTCGCACGGCTCCGGTGCTCGGCTCGCTCCGAAGTCGCAAGATCAACGGCAACGGCAACGGCAACGGCAACGGCAACGGCAACGGCAACCGCAACCGCAACCGCAACCGCAACCGCAACCGCAACCGCAACCGCAACCGCAACGTCCGGAGCAACCGCAAACCGCAATGTGGTGTGTTCGCCCAACTTCAACTTGCAGCTGCAGGTTGTCGGGCTAGAACAACGTCACCCCCGGCACCATCCACAACGACACGCCCGCCAGCGACATGCCGATCCCCGTCGCCGCCAGAACGTCGCTCGGATAATGCAGCCCCAGCACCACGCGCGAGGCCGCCACGCTGGCGGTGAACGGCACCAGCAACCAAGCCAGCATCGGGTAGTGCGCCATCGCCACCAGACTGAAGGCGACCGCGTGCAGCGTGTGGCCCGACGGGAACGAGAACTCGTCCAGCGGTGCCACCCACGCGTGGATGCGTCGGTCCAGGGCGAACGGGCGCGGGCGGCGTGTCCAACGCTTGAGCAGCTTGTACAGCGTCAGCGCGATCACGCCCGTGGCCGCCATGTGCGCCGAGGCGAACAGCCCGTCCATGCCGTCCAGCACGATCAACACGCCCATCAGCGTGTACCAGAACACGCCGTCGCCGAGTCGGCTGATCCATGCGAAGTACGAACGCGAGCGACCGCGCTCGGCCCAGCGGTTGGCGCGCAGGCACCAGCCCGAATCGCCGGCGATCAGTCGTTTGTGCAGGGTCTGACGGTTCATGACGCCTCCCGTTCCGCGGTGGACGGATCCATCGCCGCGCCGTCGGCCTGGCGCGAGCGTGCAAGCTGCTGCAGCAGTGCATCGAAATCGGTGGACACCTGTTCCGGATTCAGACCGATCACGGCCTGTCGCGTGGCCATGCGCATGGCGGTCCGGCTCAGGTCGTCGCCCGCGATCCGGGCGCAGGCGGCGATGAACGCCGCTTCGTCGCCGGGAGCGATGGCCGCGCCGTGCACGCCATCGCGCAGGTGCTCGCGCGCGGCGCCGTAATCGAACGCCACCGTCGGCACGCCGCTGGCCAGCGCCTCCAGGGTGACGTTGCCGAAGGTTTCGCTGAGGCTGGGGAAGACGAACAGATCGCCGCTGGCGAAATGTCGTGCAAGCGCTTCGCCGCGCTGCACGCCGCAGAAGACGAAGTCGGGGTTTTCCAGCTGCAGTTTCGCCCGTGCGGGGCCGTCGCCCACCCACACGAAGCGTGCGTCGGGACGGTTGGCCTGCAGTTCGCGGAACGCGCGCACCGACAGGTCCAGGTTCTTCTCGGCGGCGATGCGGCCGACGTAGATCGCCACGAAGGTGTGCTCGTCCGCACCCCATGCCGCACGCAGGGTGTCGTCGCGATGGCGCGGGTCGAACAGCGCCGTGTCGACCGCGCGCGGCAGGTGCACGACGTTGGCGAAGCGTTGCTGTTGCAGGAAGTCGGCCAGTTCGCGCGTGGGCACCAGGGTGGCCTGCGCGCTGTTGTGGAAGCGGCGCATCCAGCGCAGCGCGGTCTGCGCGAGGAACGCCGCGCCGTAGTCGCGCATGTATTCGTCGAAGCGCGTGTGGAAGCCGGTTGCGGCGGGGATGCCCAACCGCCGCGCCGCACGCAGCGCCGACCAGCCCAGCGGACCTTCGGTGGCGACGTAGATGGCGTCCGGTGGCGCCTCGCGCCACAGCGTCTGCAAGCGTGAGGTCGCCGGCAGTCCCAGACGCAGGCCGGGGTAGCGGGGCAGGGGTGCACCGCGCACCAGCACTTCGTGGTCGGCGCCGTTTCCATCGGCGACCTGACGGGGGCGCACGACCTGGACCTCGTGTCCCCTGGCGCGCAATCCCTGTTCCAGCCCCTGCACGGTGAGGGCGACGCCGTTGATCTCCGGCGGGTAAGTCTCGCTGACGATCGCGTAACGCATGCGCGGCTCCCGGTTTGCGCAAGCGTGATGCGCGGCGGTGAACCGACGATGGCAATGCCATGACGTCCGCATGACGCACCCGGCCACGGTCGATGAAAACGGTTACCCGGGACGCACGTGGCGGAATCGCCTCGTCCGGTGCCTGCATCGCGGCCGCGTTAACGAATCAATCTCTAGAATGAATCGTTTGCCGTCTTGGCCGAAGGAGTTTGCGTGCATCGACGCGAAGTGTTGCTGGCAGGGCTGTCCTGGCCGTTGTGCTCCCTGCTGGGAGGCGAGGCCCGGGCCTGGGCGCCCGCGGGCGGTGTCGTCCCGTTCGATGCGCAGACCGTTCCGGCTCTGGCCAAGGCGTTGGCGGCCAAGCCCTATCAGGCGCAGAGCAAGCAGTTGCCGGCCTCGCTGGATCGGATCGGCTACGACCAGTACCGCGCCATCCGCTTCAATCCGGCGCAGGCGCTGTGGCGCGGCGACGACCTTCGCTTCCAGGCGCAGTTCTTCCATCGCGGATTCTTCTTCCGCGACCGCGTGGACATGCATCAGGTGGTCGATGGCAAGGCCACGCCCGTGGTCTATCGGCCCACGCAGTTCACCTTCGACGGCACGCCGGCCCCGAAGGAAAACGACCTGGGCTTCGCCGGCTTCCGCCTGCATTCGCCGCTCAACCGGCCGGACTATTTCGACGAGGTCGCGGTGTTCCTCGGCGCCAGCTACTTCCGCGCCGTGGCGAAGGGGCTGGCCTATGGCCTGTCCGCGCGCGGGCTGGCCCTGGGCTCGGGCAGCCCTAACGAGGAATTCCCGGTGTTCCGCGCGTTCTGGCTGGAGCGGCCGGCGCGCAATGCCGACCGCGTCGTGGTGCATGCGCTGATGGACAGCCCCAGCGTGGCCGGCGCGTTCCGTTTCGAGATCGCGCCGGGCGTGGAGACCGTGTTCGACGTCGCCTCCGTGCTGTATCCGCGCGTGGCCCTGGATCACGCCGGCATCGCGCCGCTGACCAGCATGTTCCAGTTCGATTCCAACGATCGCGTCGGCATCGACGACTACCGCACGGCGGTGCACGACTCCGACGGCCTGGGCCTGGTCAACGGTCGCGGCGAGCAGGTCTGGCGTCCGCTGCAGAATCCGTCGGTGATCCAGGAGAGCGCGTTCGAGGACACCAACCCGCGCGGTTTCGGTCTGATGCAACGCAAGCGCGCCTTCGCCGACTACGCCGACAGCGAGGCGCATTACGAGAAGCGCCCAAGTCTGTGGATCGAGCCCAAGGGCGAGTGGGGCGAGGGCGCCGTGCGCCTGGTCGAGTTGCCCACGAACGATGAGTTCCACGACAACATCGTCGCGTTCTGGCGCCCGAAGCAAGCGCTCGCCGCGGGCGGCGAATACCGCTTCGATTACCGCATGCACTGGACCACCGAGCACAGCTGGAAGCCGGAGCTGGCCACCGTCGCGCGCACGCGCATCGGCGGTATCGGCATCGCCGGTGGCGGCACCGGCGGGCGCGACGAGCGCGGCCGTCTGGTCGTGATCGATTTCGCCGGTGGTCGCCTGGACGCACTGGGCGATGGCGCGAAAGTCCGTGCCGACGTCACCGCGAGCAAGGGCAAGGTCAGCAACGTGATCGCGCATCCCAATCCCGGCGCGGGCGGCTGGCGCCTCACCTTCGAGCTGCAGCCGGGCAGTGAACGGAGCATCGAACTGCGGGCGGTGCTGGGTGACGACCGCGGGCCGCTGACCGAAACCTGGCTGTACCGGTGGACCCTGTGACGGGCGTGCGCGTGACGACGGACATCGAAGCCAAGGGTCCCTCCGTGCCTGCACCGTGGCTGCCGGCGGAAGTGCCACTGACGATGCCCGTGCAGACGCTGCGTGCGGGCGCGCTGCGCAATCGCGCACTGCCGACCACGCCGCGCGCGATGGCATGGCGACGCCTCATGGTCATCGGCGGCGCCGCGCTGCTGACGTTGATCGCCACCTACCAGATCTGGTGGGTGCTGCGTGGCGGCGGCACCGACCTGCTCGAAGGCATCCTGCTGGTGCTGTTCGTCGGGCTGTTCGCGTGGATCGCGCAGGCCTTCGTCAGCGCGTTCGCCGGTTTCCTGCTGATCATCGGCGGCCATCGAGCGCGCCTGGGCCTGGATTCGGACGGAGCACTACCAGTGCTTTCCGAGCGCACGGCGCTGCTGATGCCCACCTATAACGAGGACCCCGAACGCCTGCTGGCGGGACTGCAGGCGATCTACGAGTCCGTGCGCGACACCGGCCAGCTGTCGCAGTTCGATTTCTTCGTGCTCAGCGACACTACGCGGCCGGAGATCCAGGCCGACGAGGGCCGTGCGTTCCTCGCCCTGCGCGAACGGCTGGGCAGCGATGCCAACCTGTTCTACCGGCACCGCACCGACAACCGCGAACGCAAGGCCGGCAACGTCGCCGAATGGGTGCGCCGGTTTGGTGGCGCATACCCGCACATGCTGATCCTCGACGCGGACAGCCTGATGACCGGCGAGACCATCGTGCGCCTGGCGGGTGCGATGGAGCGCAACGCCGACGTCGCGCTGGTGCAGACGTTGCCGATGATCGTCAACGGCAACACTCTGTTCGCGCGCATGCAGCAGTTCGCCGGTCGCGTGTACGGGCCGGTGATCGCGCACGGCATCGCGTGGTGGCACGGCGCGGAAAGCAATTACTGGGGCCACAACGCGATCATCCGCACGCGCGCGTTCGCCGAGCAGGGCGGCCTGCCCGAGCTGCGTGGGATCAAGCCGTTCCGCGGCACGGTGCTCAGCCACGACTTCGTCGAAGCGGCGCTGCTGCGCCGTGGTGGCTGGGCGCTGCACATGGTGCCCAACCTGGGCGGCAGTTACGAAGAAGGCCCGCCGTCGCTCACCGACATGCTCGTCCGCGATCGCCGCTGGTGCCAGGGCAACCTGCAGCACAGCGCAGTGTTGCCGGCGCGTGGGCTGCACTGGGTCAGCCGCTGGCACCTGATGATGGGCATCGGCCACTACTTCACGTCGCCGATGTGGGCGATGTTGATGCTGGTCGGCCTGGCGATTCCGCTCTACAAGGCAGGCCTGGGCTGGGACACGCTGACGCTACCGGGCTTCTCGCCGTCCGCGTACTGGCGCGAGCAGGACCCGGAACGGTTCCTATGGGTGTTCTTCCTGACGATGTCCGTGCTGCTGGCACCGAAGTTCATGGGCTGGCTCACGCTGTTCTTCGATCGCGACACACGGCGCGGCTGCGGCGGCATGATCGGTTCGTTCGTGAGCATGGTGCTGGAAACGCTGCTGGCCGCGCTGATGGCGCCGATCACGATGTACGTGCAGTCGCGTGGCGTGGCCGAAGTGCTGGCCGGCAAGGATTCCGGCTGGGATGCCCAGCGTCGCGACGACGGCACGCTGCCACTGTCGAGCCTGGTGCGCAGCTACTGGGGCGTGACCCTGCTCGGAGCGATCGCGGGCGTCATGGCGTACCTGGTGTCGCCGTCGTTGGCGGCATGGATGGCGCCGGTGATCCTGGGCCTGCTGCTGTCGATGCCGATCGTGGCGTTCACCTCGGCGCGCGGTCCGGGTGCGTTCCTGCGCCGCTTGTGGATTTTCTCGATCCCGGAAGAGCACACGCCGCCGAAGGTGCTGGTGCGTGCGGCGCAGTTGCGGGCGAAGACGAAGGACTGAATTGCCGGTTGGCGCGCGGGCGCCGCATCCGGTCAGAGAGGCTCAGGGTTTCCTGAGCCACCAGGTGCGCACCGTGTACTCGTGTCCGAAGTCCACGTGCCGGAAGCGGGCGATGTCGCGCGATCCGCGACGGTAGTATCCCCAGCCGGCCTTCGTGCGTGCCTTCGAAGGTTCGAAGAAGACATCCTGGTGACCCACCGGTGTCCCCTTGGGTGTCACGTGCATCACCAGGCTCCGGCGACTGCGCTCGGAACGATGTGGCGCGCCGCCGTGGAACAACTGCGGGTGCCAGATGATCACGTCGCCCTTGGCGACGTGCACGGCAACGGCAGACAGACCCGCCTGGTCGCATTGCGCGCGCACGGCGGCCTGGTAGGCCGTCCAGCCTTCCGGACTCTGCGCCGCGATGGGGCCGTCGCCGAACACGGCACGACGCATCGCCGCGACGTCGATCGGCGCCAGCGCGTGGCTGCCCGCCACGACCTGGAGCGGACCGTTGTCGTCGTCCACGTCGTCGAGCGCGACCCAGACGCCGAGGTAACGCTCGGCGGGATTGGTCGCGAAGACCGGCGTATCGCGATGCAGGTCCTGCTCGGAGCCGCGCTCGTAGTAGAGGCTGGTGTACAGCGCGGTCGGTTCGCCGAAGAACCGGTCGCAGACATCGATCGCGCGGTTGTCGGTCAGCAGGCGGGTGAGCGCGTCGACCGCCAGATGCAGGTTGGCGACGCGGTACAGGCGGGCATGGTCGTCCATGTTCCGCTGGACCGCTTTGGGATTGCGATCCTTGAATCTGGAAACGTCACGGTTGACTTCGTCGCACAGGTGCGAAGGCACGGCGCCCCGCACGACGACGTAGCCTTGCTCCATGAGGGTCGAGTAGGCGTTCTGGACATCCATCTCCGTTGCTTCCCTGTATCCGCAGCCGCACGATTGTAGCTGGCGCTGCCGCCGGAAACGACGGAGGAGAAACTCGCACTGGAGGCGACTACACCGCTTCCAGTTTCAGCGTGATGCCCAGGTTGGCCATGTCGTCCGGCTCGCCTTCCAGATCGGCGCGCACCAGCGGACGCATGTCGAGCCAGCGGCGCGAGACCGTGAGCGTCAGCGTGTTGCCCTCGGCGCGTGCATCCAGTTGCGGGATCGGGTCGGCTTCGTGCGCGCGGTGCAGCAGCACTGCCAAACGCAGCAGCGCGGCCAGGCGGCGTGCGGCGGTGAGCAGGCGGTCGGGCAGGGCGTCGAAGGCCGCCTTCGGAATGCCGCGTCGGTGCGTACGCACCAGCGCCGCGAGGAACTGCTGCTGCTGGCGCGAGAAACCGGCGATGTCGGAGTGTTCCACCACGTAGGCACCGTGCACGTGGTACTGGCTGTGAGCGATCGCCAGGCCCAGCTCGTGCAGGCGTGCGGCGCGCTGCAGCATCAGGCTGTCGTCGGCGTCGAGCGCCCACGCCGGAGCGACCTGCTCGAACAGATGCAGTGCCGTGCCGACCACGCGCCGTGCCTGGCCGTCGTCGATGCCGTAACGCTGCATCAGCGCCGCCACCGAGGCATCGCGCGGATCGTCCGCGCCACCGCGACCGAGCATGTCGTACAACACGCCTTCGCGCATCGCCGCCTTGCTCACGGCCATGCGCTTGAGGCCCAGCGCATCGAACGCGGCCTCCAGGATCAACACTCCGCCGGCGATCACCGAGCGACGCTCGGCGGACAGGCTGGGCAGGTCGATGGCGTCGATACGGTCGGCCTGCAGCAGCCGGTCGCGCAGCACCGGGAGCGCTTCGGCGGTGACCGCGCCCTTGGTCAGGCGCATCGCGGCGCAGATCTCGCCGATGGCCTTGTTCGTGCCGGACGCACCCAGCGCCTCGTTCCAGCCCAGTGCGCGGTAGGTGCCGGCGAACTGCTGGAATTCGGCGGTGACCTCGGTCAGCGCATCCTTCCATTTCTTGCGCGAGAGCTTGCCGTTCTCGAAGAAGCGACGTGTGGTGGCCACGCAGCCCA
It includes:
- a CDS encoding phosphatase PAP2 family protein; the encoded protein is MNRQTLHKRLIAGDSGWCLRANRWAERGRSRSYFAWISRLGDGVFWYTLMGVLIVLDGMDGLFASAHMAATGVIALTLYKLLKRWTRRPRPFALDRRIHAWVAPLDEFSFPSGHTLHAVAFSLVAMAHYPMLAWLLVPFTASVAASRVVLGLHYPSDVLAATGIGMSLAGVSLWMVPGVTLF
- a CDS encoding GNAT family N-acetyltransferase, which translates into the protein MDVKAPETTRPLDVRCYNGAAIEPWLDDLARLRIAVFRDWPYLYDGDTDYEAEYLRIYLQSPRSIAVLAFDEGRVVGASTGLPLVDESEAFLTPFADTSIPPQEVFYCGESVLLPPYRGRGIGHRFFDEREAHARSYGDYAWTAFCAVNREPNHPRRPAFHRGNDAFWTKRGYRQRPELQARLPWREVGQRNEVEHTLTFWLRPLERTR
- the mdoH gene encoding glucans biosynthesis glucosyltransferase MdoH — protein: MTTDIEAKGPSVPAPWLPAEVPLTMPVQTLRAGALRNRALPTTPRAMAWRRLMVIGGAALLTLIATYQIWWVLRGGGTDLLEGILLVLFVGLFAWIAQAFVSAFAGFLLIIGGHRARLGLDSDGALPVLSERTALLMPTYNEDPERLLAGLQAIYESVRDTGQLSQFDFFVLSDTTRPEIQADEGRAFLALRERLGSDANLFYRHRTDNRERKAGNVAEWVRRFGGAYPHMLILDADSLMTGETIVRLAGAMERNADVALVQTLPMIVNGNTLFARMQQFAGRVYGPVIAHGIAWWHGAESNYWGHNAIIRTRAFAEQGGLPELRGIKPFRGTVLSHDFVEAALLRRGGWALHMVPNLGGSYEEGPPSLTDMLVRDRRWCQGNLQHSAVLPARGLHWVSRWHLMMGIGHYFTSPMWAMLMLVGLAIPLYKAGLGWDTLTLPGFSPSAYWREQDPERFLWVFFLTMSVLLAPKFMGWLTLFFDRDTRRGCGGMIGSFVSMVLETLLAALMAPITMYVQSRGVAEVLAGKDSGWDAQRRDDGTLPLSSLVRSYWGVTLLGAIAGVMAYLVSPSLAAWMAPVILGLLLSMPIVAFTSARGPGAFLRRLWIFSIPEEHTPPKVLVRAAQLRAKTKD
- a CDS encoding phytanoyl-CoA dioxygenase family protein; the protein is MDVQNAYSTLMEQGYVVVRGAVPSHLCDEVNRDVSRFKDRNPKAVQRNMDDHARLYRVANLHLAVDALTRLLTDNRAIDVCDRFFGEPTALYTSLYYERGSEQDLHRDTPVFATNPAERYLGVWVALDDVDDDNGPLQVVAGSHALAPIDVAAMRRAVFGDGPIAAQSPEGWTAYQAAVRAQCDQAGLSAVAVHVAKGDVIIWHPQLFHGGAPHRSERSRRSLVMHVTPKGTPVGHQDVFFEPSKARTKAGWGYYRRGSRDIARFRHVDFGHEYTVRTWWLRKP
- a CDS encoding carbon-nitrogen hydrolase family protein, yielding MKVAVAKYTIGAPEDFDAFARKQAQWLDDAQRLGAHMAVLPEYLSLELAAIFGDDIRTDLHASLAATQRFHGAWLELFSRLSRERGMHVVAGTFLLDTGRGRYRNRSYVFAPDGTHVWQDKLRLTGFEKGTRVIESGDELKVFETAGVRSAVAVCYDSEFPLPVRAQCEAGARLLIVPSCTDTEAGATRVRVGCLARALENRCFVAQSVTAGEAPWSPALDVNTGEAALIAPMDVGLPHDGMIVETRGEQRWVAATLDFAALEASRAHAQVANDRDWSSQYFPSVARAKVVRVA
- a CDS encoding glycosyltransferase family 4 protein, whose product is MRYAIVSETYPPEINGVALTVQGLEQGLRARGHEVQVVRPRQVADGNGADHEVLVRGAPLPRYPGLRLGLPATSRLQTLWREAPPDAIYVATEGPLGWSALRAARRLGIPAATGFHTRFDEYMRDYGAAFLAQTALRWMRRFHNSAQATLVPTRELADFLQQQRFANVVHLPRAVDTALFDPRHRDDTLRAAWGADEHTFVAIYVGRIAAEKNLDLSVRAFRELQANRPDARFVWVGDGPARAKLQLENPDFVFCGVQRGEALARHFASGDLFVFPSLSETFGNVTLEALASGVPTVAFDYGAAREHLRDGVHGAAIAPGDEAAFIAACARIAGDDLSRTAMRMATRQAVIGLNPEQVSTDFDALLQQLARSRQADGAAMDPSTAEREAS
- a CDS encoding glucan biosynthesis protein, giving the protein MHRREVLLAGLSWPLCSLLGGEARAWAPAGGVVPFDAQTVPALAKALAAKPYQAQSKQLPASLDRIGYDQYRAIRFNPAQALWRGDDLRFQAQFFHRGFFFRDRVDMHQVVDGKATPVVYRPTQFTFDGTPAPKENDLGFAGFRLHSPLNRPDYFDEVAVFLGASYFRAVAKGLAYGLSARGLALGSGSPNEEFPVFRAFWLERPARNADRVVVHALMDSPSVAGAFRFEIAPGVETVFDVASVLYPRVALDHAGIAPLTSMFQFDSNDRVGIDDYRTAVHDSDGLGLVNGRGEQVWRPLQNPSVIQESAFEDTNPRGFGLMQRKRAFADYADSEAHYEKRPSLWIEPKGEWGEGAVRLVELPTNDEFHDNIVAFWRPKQALAAGGEYRFDYRMHWTTEHSWKPELATVARTRIGGIGIAGGGTGGRDERGRLVVIDFAGGRLDALGDGAKVRADVTASKGKVSNVIAHPNPGAGGWRLTFELQPGSERSIELRAVLGDDRGPLTETWLYRWTL
- the ppx gene encoding exopolyphosphatase, with translation MSDAFPTSKLPLVDGDLLAAVDLGSNSFHMVVARYVLGQLRIVDRLRETVRMAEGLDRKGGLTPEVRQRALECLARFGQRIRDIPPQRVRAIATNTVRRLAVPQAFLMPAETALGHAIEVVAGREEARLIYLGVAHAQPAKPGELRLVIDIGGGSTECIIGSGFEAIERESLQLGCVATTRRFFENGKLSRKKWKDALTEVTAEFQQFAGTYRALGWNEALGASGTNKAIGEICAAMRLTKGAVTAEALPVLRDRLLQADRIDAIDLPSLSAERRSVIAGGVLILEAAFDALGLKRMAVSKAAMREGVLYDMLGRGGADDPRDASVAALMQRYGIDDGQARRVVGTALHLFEQVAPAWALDADDSLMLQRAARLHELGLAIAHSQYHVHGAYVVEHSDIAGFSRQQQQFLAALVRTHRRGIPKAAFDALPDRLLTAARRLAALLRLAVLLHRAHEADPIPQLDARAEGNTLTLTVSRRWLDMRPLVRADLEGEPDDMANLGITLKLEAV